The following are encoded in a window of Merismopedia glauca CCAP 1448/3 genomic DNA:
- a CDS encoding chlororespiratory reduction protein 7, whose product MSDSLMYRDDAYVVLEPNQAEQFLSPTELLTKLQAVLAGYNGQLSPDFQRFDSIEAKARYLMETACEFNAEPGKYLQWYVVRLEK is encoded by the coding sequence ATGTCAGACTCCTTAATGTACCGAGATGATGCCTACGTAGTTCTCGAACCAAATCAAGCAGAACAGTTTCTCAGTCCTACAGAATTACTCACAAAGTTACAAGCAGTTTTAGCTGGATATAACGGTCAATTATCCCCTGATTTTCAAAGATTTGACTCAATTGAAGCTAAAGCTCGTTATTTAATGGAAACTGCCTGTGAATTTAATGCTGAACCAGGAAAGTATCTACAATGGTATGTAGTCCGATTGGAAAAATAG
- a CDS encoding glutathione S-transferase family protein → MALGMMVEGKWTTQWNERDQSGKFNRTATKFRSRITTDGTSEFKAEAGRYHLYVSLACPWAHRTLIMRELKGLNDAIAVSIVDPILSDRGWMFSEAPGAIPDSVHHAQYLQEIYVKADPKYTGRITVPVLWDKQSQTIVNNESREIIRMFDVEFAELATAKIDLYPLDLAQKIDETMDAIYMPINNGVYRSGFATTQAAYQEAVTELFENLDRWETVLSQQRYLCGDRLTEADICMFTTLYRFDSVYHGHFKCNLRQILDYPNLWNYLKDLYQRPQFKATCNLDHIKRHYYMSQTQINPNRIVPKGPIIDFDEPHDRVDVGVS, encoded by the coding sequence ATGGCGTTAGGAATGATGGTTGAAGGTAAATGGACAACTCAGTGGAATGAGCGAGATCAAAGTGGTAAATTTAATCGGACAGCAACGAAGTTTCGCTCGCGCATTACCACAGATGGAACGAGCGAATTTAAGGCAGAAGCAGGGCGCTATCACCTCTACGTTTCCTTAGCCTGTCCGTGGGCACATCGCACCTTAATTATGCGAGAACTCAAAGGATTAAATGATGCGATCGCAGTTTCCATTGTCGATCCCATTCTGAGCGATCGAGGCTGGATGTTTTCGGAAGCACCAGGCGCAATTCCTGACTCGGTGCATCACGCTCAATATCTGCAAGAAATCTATGTCAAAGCCGATCCCAAATATACAGGACGCATCACTGTTCCAGTACTTTGGGACAAGCAAAGTCAAACAATTGTTAACAACGAATCTCGCGAAATCATTCGGATGTTTGATGTCGAGTTTGCCGAATTAGCCACCGCCAAAATCGACTTATATCCACTCGATCTCGCACAGAAAATAGATGAAACGATGGATGCCATCTATATGCCAATTAATAACGGTGTCTATCGTTCTGGATTTGCCACAACGCAAGCAGCCTACCAAGAAGCAGTGACGGAACTGTTTGAGAACTTAGATCGATGGGAAACCGTTCTGAGCCAGCAGCGTTATTTATGCGGCGATAGACTCACCGAAGCTGACATTTGTATGTTTACCACACTGTATCGCTTTGACTCGGTGTATCACGGTCATTTTAAGTGCAATTTGCGTCAAATCCTCGACTATCCGAACCTGTGGAATTATCTCAAGGATCTTTATCAGCGTCCTCAATTCAAAGCGACGTGTAATCTCGACCATATCAAGCGACACTATTACATGAGCCAGACTCAGATTAATCCCAACCGTATTGTGCCCAAAGGACCAATCATCGATTTTGACGAACCACACGATCGCGTAGACGTAGGCGTGTCTTAG
- a CDS encoding YqiA/YcfP family alpha/beta fold hydrolase, with the protein MTFIYLHGFASHPQSAKAKYLRDRFTSIGLNLQIPDLNQDDFSHLTISRQVKQVANLLPSKTDSVTLIGSSLGGLTAAILAQDYLQIDRLILLAPAFNFLSHWLPKLGDEKLDRWQSEKYLPVYHSYEQKHLPLNYNFINDARQYEKLPFSRSLPTLIIHGINDETIPINSSREFANTRPWVELIELDSDHALGNSMGKIWKIIKPFC; encoded by the coding sequence ATGACTTTTATTTACCTGCATGGATTTGCTTCTCATCCGCAATCGGCTAAAGCTAAATACTTGCGCGATCGGTTTACTTCTATTGGCTTAAATCTGCAAATTCCCGATTTAAATCAAGATGATTTCAGTCACTTAACTATCTCTCGCCAAGTCAAACAAGTTGCCAATTTATTACCTTCTAAAACAGATTCAGTCACTCTAATTGGTTCTAGTTTAGGTGGTTTAACCGCAGCGATTTTAGCCCAGGATTATCTCCAAATAGATCGGTTAATTTTGCTAGCACCAGCCTTTAATTTCTTATCCCATTGGCTACCCAAATTAGGAGATGAAAAACTAGATCGATGGCAAAGTGAAAAGTATTTACCTGTCTATCACTCCTACGAACAAAAACATTTACCTTTAAACTACAATTTCATTAATGATGCTAGGCAATATGAAAAATTGCCATTTTCTCGTTCTTTACCCACTTTAATTATTCACGGAATCAATGATGAAACTATTCCAATTAATAGTAGTAGAGAGTTTGCTAATACTAGACCTTGGGTAGAATTAATTGAACTTGACAGCGACCATGCTTTAGGAAATTCTATGGGTAAAATCTGGAAAATTATCAAACCTTTTTGCTGA
- the queA gene encoding tRNA preQ1(34) S-adenosylmethionine ribosyltransferase-isomerase QueA yields the protein MDYFLTSYDYELPAELIAQTPAVPRDSSRLLVVESLNEPQHSIFKDLPQWLKAGDLLVVNNTKVLPARIYGQKSTGGLVEILLLEEKQHNCWVVLAKRGRRLPIGTQIVFKPIQMGAIPLVDGVAIATLPAVVVGQDEATGGRLLQFTLPPGISLLSVLDGFGEMPLPPYITSKQSQPEQYQTIYAESLGAVAAPTAGLHFTPELLAKLQEHGVKIATVTLHVGVGTFRPVEVEDITTHKMHGEWIEVSAETVEQIQATKSSGGRVIGVGTTVARSLESAAQAGEIRAFAGKTQLFIYPGYQWRVVDGLITNFHLPRSSLMMMVSSLIGRERLLSLYREAIAHRYRFYSFGDAMLILPSG from the coding sequence TTGGATTACTTTCTAACTAGCTATGATTATGAACTGCCTGCCGAACTAATCGCGCAAACTCCCGCAGTCCCTAGAGATAGTTCCAGATTACTGGTGGTGGAATCTCTAAATGAGCCTCAACACTCTATTTTTAAAGATTTACCTCAATGGCTTAAGGCTGGAGATTTATTAGTTGTTAATAATACCAAGGTTCTTCCGGCTCGAATTTACGGACAAAAATCTACTGGTGGGTTGGTAGAGATTTTGTTATTGGAGGAGAAACAACACAATTGCTGGGTGGTTTTGGCGAAAAGAGGACGGCGGCTACCTATAGGCACACAAATTGTGTTTAAACCTATTCAAATGGGAGCAATACCGCTAGTTGATGGCGTAGCGATCGCTACTTTGCCCGCAGTAGTAGTTGGTCAAGATGAGGCGACGGGAGGTAGATTATTACAGTTTACTTTGCCCCCAGGGATATCTTTACTCTCTGTCTTAGATGGATTTGGGGAAATGCCTTTACCACCCTATATTACGAGCAAGCAGTCTCAACCAGAGCAATATCAAACAATATATGCAGAATCTTTGGGTGCTGTTGCGGCTCCTACAGCCGGATTGCATTTTACTCCAGAATTATTAGCTAAGCTGCAAGAACATGGTGTGAAGATTGCCACAGTCACTTTACACGTTGGTGTGGGTACTTTTCGTCCTGTAGAAGTTGAAGATATTACCACTCATAAGATGCATGGAGAGTGGATTGAAGTTTCCGCCGAGACAGTAGAACAAATTCAAGCCACTAAGTCTAGTGGTGGGAGAGTAATTGGAGTAGGAACTACGGTGGCTCGTTCCCTGGAATCTGCGGCTCAAGCTGGAGAAATAAGGGCTTTTGCTGGAAAAACGCAGCTTTTTATCTATCCTGGTTATCAATGGCGAGTGGTAGATGGATTAATTACCAACTTTCACCTGCCCCGTTCTAGTTTAATGATGATGGTGAGTTCTTTGATTGGTAGAGAAAGGTTACTGAGTTTGTATCGAGAAGCGATCGCCCACCGTTACCGATTCTACTCGTTTGGGGATGCGATGTTGATTTTGCCTAGTGGATAA
- a CDS encoding sulfotransferase — MIDEIFQHRFTLETENRSACIEAFHQHNALVRNAGLGHRLLEWQAGDGWEPLCRALEVEIPAIPFPHANSTEEFLQKYL, encoded by the coding sequence ATGATCGATGAAATTTTTCAGCACCGATTTACATTAGAAACGGAAAATCGCTCAGCGTGTATTGAAGCTTTCCATCAACATAATGCCTTGGTACGGAACGCTGGGTTGGGACACAGACTGTTGGAATGGCAAGCTGGTGATGGTTGGGAACCACTGTGTCGAGCGCTTGAGGTGGAAATTCCGGCAATACCATTTCCCCATGCCAACTCAACCGAGGAGTTTCTTCAAAAGTATTTGTGA
- a CDS encoding aromatic ring-hydroxylating oxygenase subunit alpha: protein MVNKPNLLLRDIWYYALPSDRLKSGKMVAKKLLNEPILFGRTCDGEAFALRDICPHRAIPLSNGRFDGQEIECCYHGWRFDCTGQCTAIPALNPNQKLDEVGRIRVQRYPVQEVQGNIWIYMPAKNRANIDLPPMDVPLVPDFGDSSYQLLDIMRFPCFVDHAIVGLMDPAHVPFVHRAWWWRADPVLCDEIKTFIPSPYGFTMKRHKLERQTFFYRLIGKDLEVEISFQLPGVRIERLITKNHTVCNLTTITPISLTETEVTTSFYTTLPWFGTLKPLLLPFMRTFLNQDREMVVKQQVGLQYNPPLMLIEDADTQANWYYQLKTEFSRATAENRSFINPVREQVLHWRS, encoded by the coding sequence ATGGTAAATAAACCCAATTTGTTGCTCCGCGATATCTGGTATTATGCGCTCCCTAGCGATCGCCTCAAATCTGGCAAGATGGTGGCTAAGAAACTGCTAAATGAACCAATTTTGTTTGGACGCACTTGTGATGGTGAGGCTTTTGCTTTACGCGATATCTGTCCCCACCGAGCTATACCCTTAAGTAACGGACGATTTGACGGGCAAGAAATTGAATGTTGCTATCATGGCTGGCGCTTCGATTGCACGGGACAATGTACCGCTATTCCTGCTCTCAATCCCAACCAAAAACTCGATGAGGTGGGAAGGATTCGAGTTCAACGCTATCCAGTGCAGGAAGTTCAGGGCAATATCTGGATTTATATGCCAGCAAAAAATCGAGCAAATATCGATCTACCCCCAATGGATGTGCCTTTGGTGCCTGATTTTGGCGATTCTTCCTACCAGTTGCTCGATATCATGCGATTTCCTTGTTTCGTCGACCATGCTATAGTCGGTTTGATGGACCCGGCCCATGTCCCGTTTGTCCATCGTGCCTGGTGGTGGCGCGCCGATCCGGTTCTCTGTGACGAAATCAAAACGTTTATCCCCTCTCCTTATGGCTTTACGATGAAGCGGCATAAACTGGAGAGACAGACATTTTTCTACAGACTAATTGGCAAAGATCTAGAGGTTGAAATCTCGTTTCAGCTACCTGGAGTGCGAATCGAACGGCTGATAACCAAAAATCATACTGTCTGTAACTTGACTACCATCACTCCCATTTCCCTGACGGAAACAGAAGTAACCACATCCTTTTACACAACTCTGCCGTGGTTTGGCACCCTCAAGCCTCTGTTGTTACCATTTATGCGGACTTTCCTCAATCAGGACAGAGAGATGGTTGTTAAACAGCAAGTTGGCTTGCAATACAACCCCCCTCTGATGCTAATCGAGGATGCAGATACCCAAGCTAATTGGTACTATCAACTCAAAACAGAATTTTCTCGTGCTACAGCCGAAAACCGCTCATTTATCAATCCAGTGAGAGAGCAAGTATTGCATTGGCGTAGTTGA
- a CDS encoding DNA-3-methyladenine glycosylase family protein produces MDDEAIIKMLTRVKGIGRWSVEMLLIFRLQRLDVFPVDDLGIRTAIKQLYGLQALPDRATTASYGLKWKPYASIAS; encoded by the coding sequence ATGGATGATGAAGCCATCATTAAGATGCTGACGCGGGTGAAAGGAATTGGACGGTGGAGCGTGGAGATGCTCTTAATTTTCCGTCTCCAGCGCCTAGATGTTTTTCCTGTTGATGATTTGGGCATTCGGACAGCAATAAAGCAGCTTTACGGTCTACAAGCACTTCCTGATAGAGCCACTACAGCTAGTTACGGGCTGAAGTGGAAACCCTATGCCAGCATTGCTTCATGA
- the hmpF gene encoding pilus motility taxis protein HmpF, which produces MQYLAEVQKQAKSFIGGVKTDLKLLAFQRNDQSWAGVPSEEVIAAEEANHFNHGVLVLVELGVNRQVQRPPKEAGKELVAILQNFSRILDKSKNQEDEIEQWRQSLTYQSQELHRREMEIESQAEQLQQLEQEWEKLEAQRNEVEQEIQRLEEIRQQMPHYPEKGRDGIEPERLIHLQEMLQRLNLAIAPPEILSDQLEAARQALEMHQAMLQTEWQKLAQQKSAAEQMQSQVEQETINVQNRQRDWEQIHISLEKAQLDLKIQERTLAIKQESAELTNLHLQSQEDIYQQIYQLATGSEYVEGVQKVDIIALQNMPLLELEQMVSHLQEDLHRVERFVNDQEEELKMQQETIDELKKAIEQANEFDRMTIGAELADEEDRYNMLDETLIGQRRNLKERQETLKKHLQVLRRRQGFSDRQEDQTNDLEPVLRQLEAQKKQQEQELQRLEAQVAQIRQTIQQTHQLLDQQFNEHLSQQKELQTQQEHLKNSQAELAKLWLQIEVYQQTLQPIQDNLDGVKQKLDAIGQFAERLHHTSESQSQTIGQIHQLVSSFADVPEPAMAS; this is translated from the coding sequence GTGCAGTATCTAGCGGAAGTACAAAAGCAGGCTAAGAGTTTTATCGGCGGTGTCAAAACCGATTTAAAACTTCTAGCTTTTCAGCGCAACGATCAAAGTTGGGCTGGTGTTCCCAGTGAAGAAGTAATCGCAGCCGAAGAAGCCAATCACTTTAACCACGGGGTTTTAGTTTTGGTGGAGTTAGGAGTCAATCGGCAAGTGCAGCGCCCACCCAAGGAAGCTGGAAAAGAACTGGTGGCGATTTTACAAAATTTCAGCCGGATACTGGACAAATCAAAAAATCAGGAAGATGAAATAGAGCAGTGGAGACAGTCTTTAACATATCAAAGTCAAGAGTTACATCGGCGAGAGATGGAAATCGAATCTCAAGCTGAACAATTGCAACAATTAGAACAGGAATGGGAAAAGTTAGAGGCACAGCGTAACGAAGTAGAGCAAGAAATCCAACGTTTAGAAGAAATACGTCAGCAGATGCCTCATTATCCCGAAAAAGGGAGAGATGGTATTGAACCAGAGAGGCTGATTCACCTGCAAGAAATGTTGCAGCGCTTAAATTTAGCGATAGCTCCTCCAGAAATTCTATCCGATCAACTAGAAGCTGCGCGCCAAGCTTTAGAAATGCACCAAGCCATGTTGCAAACAGAATGGCAAAAGTTAGCCCAGCAAAAATCTGCCGCAGAACAGATGCAATCTCAAGTCGAGCAAGAAACTATCAATGTCCAAAATCGTCAGCGAGATTGGGAACAAATACATATTTCTCTGGAGAAAGCGCAATTAGACTTAAAAATACAGGAGCGCACTTTAGCTATTAAACAAGAATCAGCCGAATTAACCAATTTACATCTGCAAAGCCAAGAAGATATTTATCAGCAAATTTACCAATTAGCCACTGGTTCGGAATATGTTGAAGGGGTTCAGAAAGTAGATATTATTGCTCTGCAGAATATGCCTCTATTAGAACTAGAGCAAATGGTGAGCCATCTGCAAGAAGATTTACACAGGGTAGAGCGCTTCGTCAACGATCAAGAAGAAGAGCTAAAAATGCAGCAGGAAACGATTGACGAACTAAAAAAAGCAATCGAGCAGGCTAATGAATTCGATCGCATGACTATAGGTGCAGAACTAGCCGATGAAGAAGATCGATACAATATGCTAGACGAAACTCTCATCGGTCAGCGACGCAACTTAAAAGAGCGTCAAGAGACATTAAAGAAGCATTTGCAAGTGTTACGTCGTCGTCAAGGTTTTAGCGATCGCCAGGAAGACCAAACTAATGACCTAGAACCAGTCTTGAGACAGTTGGAAGCCCAGAAAAAACAGCAAGAACAGGAATTACAAAGACTAGAAGCACAAGTTGCCCAAATACGTCAGACTATTCAACAAACGCATCAACTGTTAGACCAACAATTTAACGAACATCTATCCCAGCAAAAAGAATTACAAACTCAACAGGAGCATTTAAAGAATTCACAAGCAGAACTTGCCAAACTCTGGTTGCAAATAGAAGTTTATCAACAAACCTTACAACCAATTCAAGATAACTTGGATGGAGTTAAGCAGAAGCTAGATGCGATCGGGCAATTTGCCGAAAGACTTCATCACACTAGCGAGTCTCAATCTCAAACTATAGGACAAATTCATCAATTAGTCAGTAGCTTTGCAGATGTACCGGAGCCAGCTATGGCTTCTTAG
- the infC gene encoding translation initiation factor IF-3 produces MIIATKQLINREIKFAQVLLIDHENNNCGLTDTSEALKLAESVDLDLVVVSEGKEIPVVKILDYGKHQYQQKKRQHQSSRITVKEVRLRPNVGQSDYSLGIGKALKWLAKGDSVKFQIRLRGREHQNRERAIDLLDRIVADLSSKGQVQSLDRRSLIVHLIPNLTRPLIS; encoded by the coding sequence ATTATTATCGCTACAAAACAACTTATTAATCGAGAAATCAAATTTGCTCAGGTGCTTCTGATTGACCATGAAAATAACAACTGTGGTTTAACAGACACCAGTGAAGCCCTGAAGCTGGCTGAAAGTGTAGATCTAGATTTGGTAGTAGTCTCGGAAGGCAAAGAGATTCCAGTCGTCAAGATTTTGGACTATGGCAAGCACCAGTATCAACAAAAAAAACGTCAGCACCAAAGCTCTCGAATAACAGTAAAAGAAGTGAGGCTGCGTCCTAATGTAGGACAATCGGATTACAGCTTGGGTATCGGCAAAGCGCTCAAGTGGTTGGCTAAAGGCGATTCCGTGAAATTTCAAATACGTTTACGTGGTAGAGAACATCAAAATCGAGAACGTGCCATAGACCTGCTAGACCGAATAGTGGCAGATCTCTCTTCTAAGGGTCAAGTCCAATCTTTAGATCGACGGTCATTAATTGTGCATCTGATTCCTAATCTAACAAGACCCTTAATTAGTTGA
- a CDS encoding protein adenylyltransferase SelO gives MTPGNPLLALNYEPALESLGDDYYDIVAAAEFPQHILRFRNNDILAQLGLNPQQVSDADFIEAFGRFHHHPRHLLALRYHGYQFGEYNRHLGDGRGFLYGQVRGIDGALYDFGTKGSGTTPYSRNGDGRLTLKGGVREVLAAEMLHRMGVRTSRCLSLIETGESLWRGDEPSPTRSSVMVRFNRSHIRFGTFERLHNLGRKDLIQKLLDHVIQYYYPDLIAEENRYSLFYAQLVEKVAKLVAEWMAAGFCHAVLNTDNMSITGESFDYGPYAFIPTYDLKFTAAYFDYYGRYSYGNQPGICKLNLEMLQAPLSLVMHQGDLDVGLGNFERHYYAAYRQLMLDKLGVGGSDRSGNDELLDLTIQLLHSTQIPYQDFFINLTDLIINQWQNYHNIELDLSLLFPGLVNDKLLANWQELYRNILTELPETEFESGLERMQNINPKVSLIRPHIEAVWSAIEQEDNWQPFTDLLIAIKSK, from the coding sequence ATGACTCCTGGTAATCCTTTACTCGCTCTCAACTACGAACCAGCGCTAGAATCTTTAGGCGATGACTATTATGATATCGTGGCGGCGGCAGAATTCCCCCAGCATATCCTACGATTTCGTAATAATGACATTCTCGCACAACTGGGTTTGAATCCACAGCAGGTCAGCGATGCAGATTTTATTGAGGCGTTTGGCAGATTTCATCACCATCCTCGTCATTTACTCGCTTTGCGCTATCACGGCTATCAATTTGGCGAATATAACCGTCATCTAGGAGATGGAAGAGGGTTTCTTTACGGACAAGTTAGAGGAATTGATGGGGCATTATACGATTTTGGCACAAAAGGATCGGGAACAACCCCTTATTCTCGTAATGGCGACGGTAGATTAACTCTTAAAGGTGGTGTTAGAGAAGTCTTAGCTGCGGAAATGCTACACCGGATGGGAGTGCGTACTTCTCGTTGTTTGAGTTTAATTGAAACTGGCGAATCTTTGTGGAGAGGTGATGAACCTTCTCCAACTAGATCTTCGGTGATGGTAAGGTTTAATCGTTCTCATATTCGATTTGGTACTTTTGAAAGGTTGCATAATTTAGGACGGAAAGATTTAATTCAAAAGTTATTAGATCATGTAATTCAATATTATTATCCCGATTTGATTGCTGAAGAAAATCGCTACTCTTTGTTTTATGCTCAACTGGTGGAAAAAGTAGCTAAATTAGTCGCCGAATGGATGGCTGCTGGCTTTTGTCACGCAGTTCTGAATACTGATAATATGTCCATAACTGGGGAAAGTTTTGACTATGGACCTTATGCTTTTATTCCAACTTACGATCTCAAATTTACGGCTGCTTATTTTGATTATTATGGTCGGTATTCTTATGGTAATCAACCAGGTATTTGTAAGTTAAATTTAGAGATGCTTCAAGCACCTTTATCTTTAGTAATGCATCAAGGAGATTTAGATGTCGGCTTGGGTAATTTTGAGAGACATTATTACGCAGCTTATCGGCAATTAATGTTAGATAAATTAGGTGTGGGAGGTAGCGATCGCTCAGGAAATGATGAATTATTGGATTTGACGATCCAGCTTTTACATTCCACCCAAATCCCTTACCAAGACTTTTTTATTAACCTGACCGATCTCATAATTAACCAATGGCAGAATTACCATAATATTGAATTAGATCTAAGTCTTCTATTCCCAGGATTAGTTAACGATAAACTTTTGGCAAATTGGCAAGAATTATATCGAAATATATTGACCGAACTTCCAGAAACTGAATTTGAAAGTGGTTTAGAAAGAATGCAAAATATTAATCCCAAAGTCTCTTTAATTAGACCTCACATTGAAGCCGTGTGGTCAGCTATAGAACAAGAAGATAATTGGCAACCTTTTACAGATTTGTTGATAGCAATTAAGAGTAAGTAG
- the trpD gene encoding anthranilate phosphoribosyltransferase, whose translation MIESQPLTTSTDWSKLLQQLLDKQSLSSEQATELMKGWLNSELPPEISGAILAAFYGKGVSADELAGMAKVLQSQSFHLENSQFTPPQPLIDTCGTGGDGASSFNISTAVAFVASAAGVKVAKHGNRSASSAVGSADVLEALGVNLTAPPEKVRAALSEVGITFLFAPGWHPAMKAVVYLRKSLKVRTVFNLLGPLVNPLRPTGQVIGVYNSQLVAIAAEALGQLGTSVAIAVHGREKLDEAGLLEPTDIAILSQGRVRLTEIHPQKLGLAIPNPGYLRGGNVVDNAEILRSILQGKGTQAQQDVVALNAALALQVGEIIPLEAHEQGINLAKDILNSGAAWSKLEALVKFLNTSDF comes from the coding sequence ATGATTGAGTCTCAGCCTCTCACCACCAGTACCGATTGGTCAAAACTACTCCAACAGCTACTAGATAAGCAATCTCTCTCTAGCGAACAAGCCACTGAATTAATGAAAGGTTGGCTCAATTCAGAACTTCCTCCCGAAATTTCAGGAGCGATTTTAGCGGCTTTTTATGGAAAAGGGGTTTCGGCTGATGAGTTAGCTGGAATGGCAAAAGTGCTGCAATCTCAATCATTTCACCTGGAAAATTCGCAATTTACTCCCCCTCAACCCTTAATCGACACTTGTGGAACTGGGGGAGACGGTGCATCTAGCTTCAATATTTCAACTGCGGTGGCTTTTGTCGCCTCTGCGGCGGGGGTAAAAGTAGCTAAGCATGGTAATCGTTCGGCTTCGAGTGCGGTGGGTTCTGCGGACGTTTTAGAGGCTTTGGGGGTTAATTTAACTGCGCCACCAGAAAAAGTCCGTGCGGCTTTATCAGAAGTGGGAATTACTTTTCTATTTGCTCCTGGTTGGCATCCAGCCATGAAAGCGGTGGTTTATTTGCGGAAAAGCTTGAAAGTCCGCACGGTTTTTAACTTACTTGGTCCTTTAGTCAATCCCTTACGTCCTACCGGACAGGTGATTGGGGTGTATAATTCTCAATTGGTGGCGATCGCGGCTGAAGCTTTAGGACAGTTGGGAACCTCAGTGGCGATCGCGGTTCACGGTAGAGAAAAGCTTGATGAAGCTGGGTTACTGGAACCTACAGACATTGCCATTCTCTCACAAGGTCGGGTACGCCTCACAGAAATTCATCCCCAAAAGCTAGGTTTAGCTATACCTAATCCTGGTTATTTACGGGGTGGAAATGTCGTTGACAATGCGGAAATTTTGCGATCAATTTTACAAGGTAAAGGCACTCAAGCCCAACAAGATGTAGTCGCTTTAAATGCAGCTTTAGCGTTACAAGTAGGTGAAATTATTCCTTTAGAAGCTCACGAACAAGGGATTAACTTAGCTAAAGATATACTCAATAGTGGTGCAGCTTGGTCAAAATTAGAAGCACTGGTCAAATTCCTCAATACTTCTGACTTCTGA
- a CDS encoding transposase: MLKNFIDHKEVSVDMWGGFPKVIKAVFPTALIVIDRFHVMKLVNKALNKIRLLLEFKGLKNRCLLLKNNQDLTSDARRDLQKLLNQSPCLTIAYELKEELRDIYETSTTVKMGLRRFPKWLVSAHCLFGQTAATLEKHSQEICHYFIQRTTSGVMEGINNKIKLIIRQSYGFNTFDSLRKKLLACLFK, encoded by the coding sequence GTGCTGAAAAATTTCATCGATCATAAAGAAGTTAGTGTAGATATGTGGGGCGGTTTTCCGAAAGTTATTAAAGCAGTTTTTCCCACAGCTTTAATTGTAATTGATAGATTTCACGTCATGAAGTTAGTTAATAAAGCTCTGAATAAAATTAGATTATTGCTAGAGTTCAAAGGCTTAAAAAATCGCTGCCTGTTACTGAAAAATAATCAAGATTTAACTTCAGATGCCAGACGGGATTTACAGAAGCTATTAAATCAGTCTCCTTGTTTAACCATTGCCTACGAGTTAAAAGAAGAACTGCGAGATATTTATGAAACCAGCACGACCGTGAAAATGGGATTGAGAAGATTTCCAAAGTGGTTGGTTTCGGCTCACTGTCTTTTCGGTCAAACGGCAGCCACTTTAGAGAAACATAGTCAGGAGATTTGCCATTACTTTATTCAGAGAACAACTAGTGGCGTTATGGAGGGTATTAATAATAAGATTAAATTGATTATTAGGCAAAGCTATGGCTTTAATACTTTTGATTCTTTACGGAAAAAACTGTTAGCTTGCTTGTTTAAATAA